Within the Methanobacterium sp. BRmetb2 genome, the region AAAATTTATTTCAATTTGTAGGATGTTCTGTAAAAATATAAAGAAAAGGTGATAAATCATATATCACTCTCCAAACCTTATTTCTAAATATAATTCCATTACTTAATTTCCTCCAAAGATTAAATTGCTTATGTAATCAAAAGCCCATTGTAAATATCCCATTATTTGATCTAATATTCCCTGAGACCCGGAAACCTGTTGTGTAACATCTTGTAGTTTCTGTTTAAATTCTGTCAAATTTCCTTGTGCTTTTTGAGTATTGGCAATTGAGTCTGCAATTTGTTGTGCCTGATCATCAGTTAGATTAATGTTCATATTGGCAGCGATATTTACCACAATTATTTTTATCTGGGCTGGGTCCTGTAAATTTTGATTTTGAACCTCGTTTTTGACTTTTTCAAAAAGATTTGCTATTGTGTCTGGATTTTGGCCGGTCTGGTTAACTACTTGTGTTTGTAGATACAGTTCTTCTGTAGCTGCTTTTTTTGCATCTTCAGGTATGGTTTCTCCAACAGCCATCTCATAAGATTTTAATACCCCGGTTAATGCTGATTCTCCAGATGCAGGGACTGGTGATGTGACCACCACATAACCATTCTCTATTCCAGTAGATTTCAATGCATTTGCGTACATTTTAGGTGTTACCACCGTGATTTTACTCTTATCTACAACAATATTGATTCCCTGGTTATAACTCAAATCAACCAAAGCACATGATACAATCTTATCCGGAGTGTAAGTTAGTCCAGTTATACTCTGGGCTACTGTATTGACTTCAGAGGCAGTTATAATTTTTATGGTGGCCTCTTTTAAATCTTTATCAGTTTGTGATTGAAAATAATTTGTTACTGAATTTTTCCATTGTGAATTTGCATTAGTTGCTTCTCCATAGGTTATTGCAAAACCTGAAGCTCCATAAATAGGAGCCGCAATTGTAAATAATATTAAAAGCATCACTATCCACTTTTTCATATAATCACCAGATATCCATTTAACTTTATAATTTAAATATTTTACACCTTAAAAATTATGAAAATCTTAATACTGATGGTTAAAGATTATTTTAAGGGTTAAAAGTTTAAAAAATTATATTGATATCCTTATCTAAAAATTAAAAATAACAAAAAAATAATATAATCAAAAGCCTTTATTCTTATTCTCTTGATAAAAGTACCACTCTACTATCTTCTGAATCATTAATAACTTCGTAACCACATTCTTGTGATATTTTTGCAGAAAAGTCTTTTACCTCCATAAAAGAAGGCATATTCTCCAATTCAAGCCTTTTTCTTGAATATCCAACATACATGTAGGCTTTGATCTCTACAAAATCAGGATTGCTATTTTTAATTATATTTGCATATTCCTGGGTTTCCTGCATATTATGGCCCTTGACACAGGTCATCCTAATAACAGTTCTGGAGTCAAATGTTTTAAGTAACTCTAAAGATTTATTCAATTTTTCCCAACCATTTTCTATTTGAGGCCGGCACAGATTATTATAAATCTTCTTATTAGGGGCGTCAACTGATATATATAGCTGTGTAGGTTGATTTTCCAAATTTTCAAGTTTAGATGGCATTAGTCCGTTACTTACCAGGAATGTTGTAAATTTCCTTTTTTTAAATTCACTTATCAGTTCATCTATTTCGGGATAGATTACTGGCTCTCCTGCAAGGGATATGGCAGCATTGGTAGGATCCTGTGCTTCCTGGATTTTTTTAGGATTGGCATTTTCATTTCCAAAAAAACCGCACAAAAGGTTCCTTTGAGCAGTTATACAGCCGTCTAATATTTCTTTAGGCTCATCATACTCACCTATCCATGTGGTATCAGTTACAGACTGATCCCTCCAACAGAACATACATTTTTGCTGGCAAAAAGGTATGCTCGGTGACATCTGCAGGCACCGGTGACTTTCTATTCCATAGAACTTCTCTTTGTAGCAAACTCCCTCATCTAAAATACTTTTTTTGGTCCAGTGGCACACCTTAGCTGCTGCGTGTCTGTTGTCTCCAACAAATCTATAACCCATTTTTTCCAATTTTTCCAATTTTTCTTCAGAAAGTATCATTTATACCATTCAACTTAAATCTTTTTTTGAAAATTTCATTAATATTTATGGAATGTAAAGAAATGTGAATATCTAATATAACGCTTCCATCATCAAGATAAACAATCCCAGTATTATTTTCCTTAATTTAATTTTTTATTGATTTTAATCTTTTATTGATTAATCAATTTTTATGAATCTTTCATTAATTCATATATAAATAATAAATGGATATGTGATCAACACTGTCAAAACAGATTAGTCATGATTAAACTTTTTAAGTAATTTAATTTTTCCAGAATAGGTGTTAATAAATATCTATTTAAAGATATGAATCTTAAAAAAACCATATATCCAGAAATAAAATTTTTAAAAAATTTAAATTTTTTTATATCTAAATATTTTATATCTAAATAATTTTATAAACTATAACTTTAAGACTAGAAAAATTAATTTATTACAATATTTATATTAATGAAATGTTGATAACATGTAATTATACTTTTTTTGGAGGAAAACTATGAAAACAATTACTAAAACCCCGGTTGTAATTTTGAACTTTAAAACGTATTTAGAATCTACAGGTAAGAATGCTTTAAATCTTGCTAAGATTTCAGGAAAAGTAGCAAAGGAAACAGGTTTTAATATTGCAGTTTCAGTGCAAGCTCCAGACGTTTATCGCATAGCACAGAAAGTTGAAATTCCAGTTTTAGCTCAACACATTGATCCAGTTGAAGCAGGGGGCCATACTGGTAGTAACCTGGCAGAATGCCTAGAAGAAGCAGGAGCTTCAGGAACACTGATAAATCACTCTGAAAAAAGACTTAAACTCTTCGAAATTGATGAAATTATAAAGAAAATGGCTTCACTAAATATGAATAGTGTAGTATGCACCAACAACATAGAAACCAGTGCAGCTGCAGCGACTCTTAATCCAGATTTTGTGGCAGTTGAACCACCAGAACTGATTGGTTCAGGAATACCAGTTTCAAAGGCAGAACCAGAAGTAGTGGAAGGTACTGTAGAACTTATTCATAATATTAATCCCCAAGTTAAAGTTTTATGTGGAGCAGGAATTTCTACTGGAGAAGATATGAAAGCCGCCATGGATCTGGGCT harbors:
- the tpiA gene encoding triose-phosphate isomerase, with the protein product MKTITKTPVVILNFKTYLESTGKNALNLAKISGKVAKETGFNIAVSVQAPDVYRIAQKVEIPVLAQHIDPVEAGGHTGSNLAECLEEAGASGTLINHSEKRLKLFEIDEIIKKMASLNMNSVVCTNNIETSAAAATLNPDFVAVEPPELIGSGIPVSKAEPEVVEGTVELIHNINPQVKVLCGAGISTGEDMKAAMDLGSEGVLLASGIILAKDPEAALLDLVSKI
- a CDS encoding 4-demethylwyosine synthase TYW1 — its product is MILSEEKLEKLEKMGYRFVGDNRHAAAKVCHWTKKSILDEGVCYKEKFYGIESHRCLQMSPSIPFCQQKCMFCWRDQSVTDTTWIGEYDEPKEILDGCITAQRNLLCGFFGNENANPKKIQEAQDPTNAAISLAGEPVIYPEIDELISEFKKRKFTTFLVSNGLMPSKLENLENQPTQLYISVDAPNKKIYNNLCRPQIENGWEKLNKSLELLKTFDSRTVIRMTCVKGHNMQETQEYANIIKNSNPDFVEIKAYMYVGYSRKRLELENMPSFMEVKDFSAKISQECGYEVINDSEDSRVVLLSRE